The window GTCGCTGATCGACGCCTGGCCGCCGGTGGTGAACGTGCCGATCTTCGGCGCGAACCCGCGGTCGGCCAGCGACCGCACCCAGCTCAGGGTCTTGGCGAACACCGGGTCGTCGTAGGTGAACGTCGTCGGCCACGACTGCTTGTCGGCCATCCGCCAGCCGGTCGTCATGGCGAACGAGCTCCACGTCGACTCGCCGATGAAGTCCCGGCTCGCCAGCTGGCCGGTGCCGTAGGTGGCGACGTGGTCCTTGTCGAACCCGGGCTGGTCGCCGCGGACGCCGTTCTTGTCCACGGACAGGTGGGCTGCGACCTTCTCGAACGTGCCGCCGTCGTCGGGGTTCCAGGTCAGCTTCGCGATGTCCGCCGGGGTGTAGCCGGCCTTCGTGATCGCGTCGGTGTTGTAGTACAGGCCGGTCGCGGACCAGTCGAGTGGCAGGCCGTACTGCTTGCCGTCGGTGAACTTCCACGCGTCGACGCCGACGGAGAACCGCTTCAGGTCGAACTTGTCGCGCGCGATCAGGTCGTCCAGCGGCAGCAGCTGGTGCTGCGACGCGTAGGCCTGGAAGTACTGGACGCTGTTCTGGAACGCGTCCGGCGCGGTGCCGCCGACGAACCCGGCGGTCAGCTTGGTGAAGTAGTCGTCCACGTTGTACTGCGTGACCTTCACCGTGGTGCCGGGGTTCGCCTTCTCGAACGCCGACGCGCACGTCTGGTAGGCCGCCGCCTGCTTGTCGTCCCAGGTCCACCAGTTCACGGTGTTTCCGCTGCCGTTCGCCGACCCGCCACCGCAGGCCGCGACCAGTGCTCCCAAGGTCGCCGCCAGTCCGGCGGCGGTGAGCGTGCGCAACTTCATGTCAACTCCAGTGGGGATGCAGGATGGGCAGAAATCCTTCGAGCACGGCCTGGACGTCGTCGGCGCCACCGGCTTCGTGGCCGTTGTACTCCCAGACCGCGAGCCGTTTCTGTCCTTTGTAGACCTGGTAGGCGCCGAACACCGTCGACGGCGGCACGATGCCGTCCATCAACCCGGCGCTGAACCAGGCCGGCGCCGTCGCGCGCGCGGCGAACCCGACACCGTCGAAATAGGACAGCACGTCGAACACCCGCGAGAC of the Amycolatopsis sp. NBC_01488 genome contains:
- a CDS encoding ABC transporter substrate-binding protein, which codes for MKLRTLTAAGLAATLGALVAACGGGSANGSGNTVNWWTWDDKQAAAYQTCASAFEKANPGTTVKVTQYNVDDYFTKLTAGFVGGTAPDAFQNSVQYFQAYASQHQLLPLDDLIARDKFDLKRFSVGVDAWKFTDGKQYGLPLDWSATGLYYNTDAITKAGYTPADIAKLTWNPDDGGTFEKVAAHLSVDKNGVRGDQPGFDKDHVATYGTGQLASRDFIGESTWSSFAMTTGWRMADKQSWPTTFTYDDPVFAKTLSWVRSLADRGFAPKIGTFTTGGQASISDTDLLGSGKVAMETAGSWTAGTFAKLPGVKVGIAPTVLGPSGKRAVLSNSNGNNVWAGTKNPDLTWKWVSYLGSPECQSAAGASGTFFPSIPASMDAAAAAMKGQGVDLSVFTSMLKDGTLVPAVVYGNGAALQDAERPLFEAYFAHQRDDDVFAEMARKSRDVLAKQ